A DNA window from Drosophila sechellia strain sech25 chromosome X, ASM438219v1, whole genome shotgun sequence contains the following coding sequences:
- the LOC6619893 gene encoding tyrosine-protein phosphatase 10D isoform X1 has protein sequence MLYQLSKATTRIRLKRQKAVPQHRWLWSLAFLAAFTLKDVRCADLAISIPNNPGMDDGASYRLDYSPPFGYPEPNTTIASREIGDEIQFSRALPGTKYNFWLYYTNFTHHDWLTWTVTITTAPDPPSNLSVQVRSGKNAIILWSPPTQGSYTAFKIKVLGLSEASSSYNRTFQVNDNTFQHSVKELTPGATYQVQAYTIYDGKESVAYTSRNFTTSRRTRHKELLDIKILREPNTPGKFIVWFRNETTLLVLWQPPYPAGIYTHYKVSIEPPDANDSVLYVEKEGEPPGPAQAAFKGLVPGRAYNISVQTMSEDEISLPTTAQYRTVPLRPLNVTFDRDFITSNSFRVLWEAPKGISEFDKYQVSVATTRRQSTVPRSNEPVAFFDFRDIAEPGKTFNVIVKTVSGKVTSWPATGDVTLRPLPVRNLRSINDDKTNTMIITWEADPASTQDEYRIVYHELETFNGDTSTLTTDRTRFTLESLLPGRNYSLSVQAVSKKMESNETSIFVVTRPSSPIIEDLKSIRMGLNISWKSDVNSKQEQYEVLYSRNGTSDLRTQKTKESRLVIKNLQPGAGYELKVFAVSHDLRSEPHAYFQAVYPNPPRNMTIETVRSNSVLVHWSPPESGEFTEYSIRYRTDSEQQWVRLPSVRSTEADITDMTKGEKYTIQVNTVSFGVESPVPQEVNTTVPPNPVSNIIQLVDSRNITLEWPKPEGRVESYILKWWPSDNPGRVQTKNVSENKSADDLSTVRVLIGELMPGVQYKFDIQTTSYGILSGITSLYPRTMPLIQSDVVVANGEKEDERDTITLSYTPTPQSSSKFDIYRFSLGDAEIRDKEKLANDTDRKVTFTGLLPGRLYNITVWTVSGGVASLPIQRQDRLYPEPITQLHATNITDTEISLRWDLPKGEYNDFDIAYLTADNLLAQNMTTKNEITISDLRPHRNYTFTVVVRSGTESSVLRSSSPLSASFTTNEAVPGRVERFHPTDVQPSEINFEWSLPSSEANGVIRQFSIAYTNINNLTDAGMQDFESEEAFGVIKNLKPGETYVFKIQAKTAIGFGPEREYRQTMPILAPPRPATQVVPTEVYRSSSTIQIRFRKNYFSDQNGQVRMYTIIVAEDDAKNASGLEMPSWLDVQSYSVWLPYQAIDPYYPFENRSVEDFTIGTENCDNHKIGYCNGPLKSGTTYRVKVRAFTGADKFTDTAYSFPIQTDQDNTSLIVAITVPLTIILVLLVTLLFYKRRRNNCRKTTKDSRANDNMSLPDSVIEQNRPILIKNFAEHYRLMSADSDFRFSEEFEELKHVGRDQPCTFADLPCNRPKNRFTNILPYDHSRFKLQPVDDDEGSDYINANYVPGHNSPREFIVTQGPLHSTRDDFWRMCWESNSRAIVMLTRCFEKGREKCDQYWPNDTVPVFYGDIKVQILNDSHYADWVMTEFMLCRGSEQRILRHFHFTTWPDFGVPNPPQTLVRFVRAFRDRIGAEQRPIVVHCSAGVGRSGTFITLDRILQQINTSDYVDIFGIVYAMRKERVWMVQTEQQYICIHQCLLAVLEGKENIVGPAREMHDNEGYEGQQVQLDENGDVVATIEGHLSHHDLQQAEAEAIDDENAAILHDDQQPLTSSFTGHHTHMPPTTSMSSFGGGGGGHTNLDAPDR, from the exons GACGTTCGATGTGCAGATCTAGCCATAAGTATACCCAATAATCCCGGCATGGACGATGGGGCCTCCTATCGACTGGACTACAGTCCGCCCTTCGGCTATCCGGAGCCCAACACGACGATTGCCTCGCGGGAGATCGGCGATGAGATTCAGTTCTCACGCGCCCTACCGGGCACCAAATACAACTTTTGGCTGTACTACACGAATTTCACGCACCACGATTGGCTCACCTGGACGGTGACGATAACAACAG CTCCCGATCCGCCATCGAATCTGTCCGTTCAGGTGAGGAGCGGCAAGAATGCCATCATCCTGTGGTCTCCGCCCACCCAGGGCAGCTATACGGCCTTCAAGATCAAGGTGCTCGGACTGTCGGAGGCGTCGAGCAGCTACAACCGCACCTTCCAGGTGAACGACAACACATTCCAGCACAGCGTCAAGGAGCTGACACCGGGAGCCACCTACCAGGTGCAGGCCTATACCATCTACGATGGCAAGGAGTCGGTGGCCTACACCAGTCGCAACTTCACCACAA gtCGAAGGACGCGGCATAAAGAATTGCTGGACATTAAGATCCTAAGAG AGCCCAACACTCCGGGGAAATTCATCGTCTGGTTCCGTAATGAGACGACACTGCTGGTCCTGTGGCAGCCGCCGTATCCGGCGGGCATCTACACGCACTACAAGGTATCCATCGAGCCGCCGGATGCCAACGATAGTGTGCTCTATGTGGAGAAGGAGGGCGAACCGCCCGGACCGGCGCAGGCTGCCTTCAAGGGTCTGGTGCCCGGTAGGGCGTACAACATATCCGTGCAGACGATGTCCGAGGATGAGATCTCATTGCCGACGACGGCGCAATATCGAACGGTGCCGTTGCGTCCGCTGAACGTGACCTTTGACCGCGACTTCATTACCTCCAATTCGTTCCGGGTGCTGTGGGAGGCGCCCAAGGGCATCTCCGAATTTGACAAATACCAGGTTTCGGTGGCCACAACACGACGCCAATCCACGGTGCCGCGCAGCAACGAACCGGTGGCATTCTTCGATTTTCGCGACATCGCCGAACCGGGCAAGACGTTCAATGTGATCGTGAAGACCGTATCCGGCAAGGTCACCTCGTGGCCAGCCACCGGGGATGTGACACTGCGACCACTGCCCGTACGCAATTTGCGGAGCATCAACGATGACAAGACGAATACCATGATCATTACATGGGAGGCGGATCCGGCCAGCACGCAGGATGAGTACCGCATTGT ATACCACGAACTGGAGACATTTAATGGTGACACCAGTACCCTGACCACGGATCGGACTCGATTCACCCTGGAGAGCCTGCTACCCGGCCGCAACTACTCATTGTCCGTCCAGGCGGTATCCAAGAAGATGGAATCGAATGAGACTAGCATCTTTGTGGTCACCCGACCCTCGTCGCCCATCATCGAGGACTTGAAGAGCATCCGGATGGGTCTGAACATCAGTTGGAAGAGCGATGTCAACTCCAAGCAGGAGCAGTACGAGGTGCTGTACTCCCGCAACGGAACCAGCGACTTGCGCACCCAAAAGACCAAGGAGTCGCGCCTGGTGATTAAGAATCTGCAGCCGGGTGCTGGCTATGAACTCAAGGTGTTTGCAGTCAGTCACGATCTGCGAAGCGAACCACATGCCTATTTCCAAGCAGTTT ATCCGAATCCACCACGTAACATGACCATCGAGACGGTGAGGAGCAACTCGGTGCTGGTCCACTGGTCACCGCCGGAAAGCGGTGAATTTACCGAGTACTCGATACGCTATCGCACGGACAGCGAACAGCAGTGGGTGCGCCTGCCCAGCGTTCGGTCCACGGAGGCGGATATCACCGACATGACCAAGGGCGAAAAGTACACCATTCAGGTGAACACGGTCAGCTTTGGCGTGGAGAGTCCAGTGCCGCAGGAGGTGAACACCACAGTGCCGCCGAATCCGGTGTCCAATATCATTCAATTGGTGGACTCACGGAACATCACTTTGGAGTGGCCCAAGCCAGAGGGTCGCGTGGAATCGTACATTCTTAAGTGGTGGCCCAGCGATAATCCCGGTCGTGTCCAGACCAAGAACGTCTCCGAGAACAAGTCGG CCGACGATTTGTCGACAGTGCGTGTCCTCATCGGCGAACTGATGCCCGGCGTGCAGTACAAGTTTGACATCCAGACGACGTCGTATGGAATCTTGTCGGGCATCACCAGCCTGTATCCGCGCACTATGCCGCTCATCCAGTCGGACGTGGTGGTGGCCAATGGCGAGAAGGAGGACGAGCGGGACACCATCACTCTGAGCTACACACCCACGCCGCAGTCGTCGTCCAAGTTCGATATCTATCGGTTCTCCCTCGGCGATGCCGAGATCCGGGACAAAGAGAAGCTGGCCAACGATACGGATCGCAAGGTGACGTTTACGGGTCTGTTGCCTGGTCGACTGTACAACATCACAGTTTGGACTGTGAGCGGTGGTGTGGCCAGTTTGCCTATACAACGACAGGATCGCCTCTATCCGGAACCCATCACTCAGCTGCATGCCACAAACATCACGGATACAGAGATCTCACTGCGCTGGGATTTGCCCAAGGGCGAGTACAATGACTTCGATATTGCCTACCTCACGGCGGACAATCTGTTGGCCCAGAATATGACCACCAAGAATGAGATCACCATCAGTGACCTGCGACCCCACAGGAACTACACATTCACCGTGGTGGTTCGTTCCGGCACTGAATCGTCGGTGCTGAGGAGCAGTTCACCATTATCCGCTAGCTTTACGACCAATGAAGCGGTGCCAGGTCGAGTTGAACGCTTCCATCCCACGGATGTCCAGCCCAGCGAGATCAATTTCGAGTGGTCGCTGCCATCCAGTGAGGCAAATGGCGTCATCCGCCAGTTCTCGATAGCCTATACAAATATCAATAACCTCACGGATGCGGGCATGCAGGACTTTGAGTCGGAGGAGGCATTCGGTGTGATCAAGAATCTAAAGCCCGGCGAGACCTATGTGTTCAAGATTCAGGCCAAGACTGCCATCGGTTTCGGTCCGGAGCGGGAGTACCGGCAAACGATGCCGATACTAGCGCCACCACGTCCTGCCACCCAAGTGGTGCCCACCGAGGTCTATCGCAGCTCATCGACCATTCAGATTCGGTTTAGGAAGAACTACTTCTCGGATCAAAACGGTCAGGTGCGCATGTACACGATCATCGTGGCCGAGGATGATGCCAAGAATGCCTCCGGCCTGGAGATGCCCAGCTGGCTGGATGTGCAGTCGTACAGCGTTTGGCTGCCCTATCAGGCCATAGATCCGTACTATCCATTCGAGAACCGATCCGTGGAGGACTTTACCATCGGCACTGAGAACTGTGACAATCACAAGATCGGCTACTGCAACGGACCACTGAAATCGGGAACCACCTACCGGGTGAAGGTGCGGGCGTTCACCGGAGCGGATAAGTTCACGGATACCGCCTACAGTTTTCCCATTCAGACAG ATCAAGACAACACCTCACTGATTGTGGCCATTACGGTGCCGCTAACTATCATCTTGGTGCTCCTGGTGACGCTTTTGTTCTACAAACGACGACGCAACAATTGCCGTAAGACGACCAAGGATTCGAGGGCCAATGACAATATGTCCCTGCCGGATAGCGTAATCGAGCAGAATCGCCCCATTCTGATCAAGAACTTTGCGGAGCACTATCGCCTGATGTCCGCCGATTCGGACTTCCGTTTCAGCGAGGAATTCGAGGAACTGAAGCACGTGGGCCGAGATCAGCCGTGCACTTTTGCCGATCTGCCCTGCAATCGTCCGAAGAACAGATTCACCAATATACTGCCCTACGATCACTCACGTTTCAAGCTTCAGCCGGTGGACGATGATGAGGGCAGTGATTACATCAATGCCAACTACGTGCCGGGTCACAATTCACCGCGCGAGTTCATCGTGACCCAGGGACCATTGCATTCGACTCGCGATGACTTCTGGCGAATGTGCTGGGAGAGCAACTCGCGGGCCATAGTCATGCTGACCAGGTGCTTTGAGAAGGGTCGGGAGAAGTGCGACCAGTATTGGCCAAATGATACGGTGCCCGTCTTCTACGGGGACATCAAGGTGCAGATACTCAACGACAGTCACTATGCCGACTGGGTGATGACCGAGTTCATGCTGTGCAGG GGCAGCGAACAGCGCATCCTGCGGCACTTCCACTTCACCACCTGGCCGGACTTCGGTGTTCCCAATCCGCCACAGACACTGGTGCGCTTCGTGCGCGCCTTCCGCGATCGAATTGGTGCGGAACAGCGACCCATTGTGGTCCACTGTAGCGCCGGAGTGGGAAGGTCGGGCACCTTCATCACCCTGGATCGCATCCTGCAGCAGATCAACACGTCTGACTATGTGGACATATTTGGCATTGTGTATGCCATGCGCAAGG AGCGCGTTTGGATGGTGCAGACGGAGCAGCAGTACATCTGCATCCACCAGTGCCTGCTGGCGGTGCTCGAGGGGAAGGAGAACATCGTGGGTCCCGCTCGCGAGATGCACGACAACGAGGGCTATGAAG GCCAACAAGTGCAGCTGGACGAGAACGGTGATGTGGTGGCCACCATTGAGGGTCACCTGTCGCATCATGATCTGCAGCAGGCCGAGGCGGAGGCCATTGACGATGAGAATGCGGCGATACTCCATGATGACCAGCAGCCGCTGACCAGTAGCTTTACTGGACACCACACTCACATGCCGCCCACCACATCGATGAGCTCCTTTGGCGGCGGAGGTGGAGGCCATACAAATTTGGATGCACCGGATAGATGA